One Paraclostridium bifermentans DNA window includes the following coding sequences:
- a CDS encoding NUDIX hydrolase: MLVEKSFGEKIQNIQYRDRVGAYGVILNEENKVAVVKTKKGYFLLGGRVENGKLMKSVLRGNAQKKLEWM, translated from the coding sequence ATGTTGGTAGAAAAATCGTTTGGAGAAAAAATACAGAATATACAGTATAGGGATAGAGTAGGCGCATATGGAGTAATATTAAATGAAGAGAATAAAGTTGCAGTTGTAAAAACTAAAAAAGGATACTTCTTATTGGGAGGCAGAGTTGAGAATGGGAAACTCATGAAGAGTGTATTAAGAGGGAATGCTCAGAAGAAGTTGGAATGGATGTAG
- a CDS encoding GNAT family N-acetyltransferase, which produces MIKFCNSKDLDVDKVKDFYCNYATWKVPSKYEDWAKIIKKSSSIITCWDNNSLIGIARSLSDEVRWATIIDVLVHPKYRGKGIGSNIIESLLEQPEMYVRTIYLATPDKEDFYNKLGFKTANGHCSYMIKVKNDIEDNYILPVN; this is translated from the coding sequence TTGATTAAATTTTGTAATTCTAAAGATTTAGATGTAGATAAAGTAAAGGACTTTTATTGTAACTATGCAACCTGGAAAGTACCAAGTAAGTATGAGGATTGGGCAAAAATAATAAAAAAATCTTCAAGTATTATAACTTGCTGGGATAATAATAGTTTGATAGGAATAGCTAGATCTTTAAGTGACGAAGTAAGATGGGCTACAATAATAGATGTATTGGTTCACCCTAAATATAGAGGTAAAGGTATAGGGAGTAATATAATTGAAAGTTTATTAGAACAACCAGAGATGTATGTTAGGACTATATATTTAGCGACACCTGACAAAGAAGATTTTTATAATAAGTTGGGGTTTAAAACAGCTAATGGACACTGCTCCTATATGATTAAAGTTAAAAATGATATTGAAGATAATTATATACTACCTGTTAACTAG